The genomic region CATAGAGGGAGGTTTTGAACTCGCTCTGCCCAAAAAATTATGTAGCTGCCAAATCTGGACTGGCAGACCTTTCATCAAAAACTTGCAAACAGGAGAAACTTTGACGCGCTATGACTTATGGGTTTCCAGCCCACACGATTTTAGTACGCCCTCTTGGTTTAAGTCATTGACCAGCAATTAGTTCAGAAATAGTATCATAGAGTTTCTGAATATGAAGCTTTCAACCCCAGGCTAATTATTGCTACCGACTATGCTTTTGGAGAACTAATTATGACAGCAGACACCGCAACAAGAGCAAAAACTTTGGGCGACTTTGCTCATTTAGCAATTGAGAAACACTTTCACAAAACAATCAAGCACGAAGCCGATGTTCTCAAAGACAAAGATCCCGAAGCCTTGCACCAAATGCGCGTCGGTATGCGTCGCCTGCGGACAGCCGTAACGGGTTTCGCACCCGCTTTAGATCTGCCAAAATACGCTCAAGACAAACATATTGCCAAAATTGCTCGCATTCTGGGAACGCTGCGAGACTTAGACGTTCTTGAGGAAGCGTTCATAAGTCATTACCAACCTGCTTTGCCGAAGTCCGAACAGAAAGTTGTCGATACTGCTTTGAAGCATCTGGCTCAACAGCGTCAACAGGCTTTCAACGAAGTAAAAACAACTCTAGAAAAGTCGCGCTATCAGGATCTAAAGCAGGCTTTTATAGAGTGGCTGAAACAACCTTCTTATCAGCAGCAGGCTGATTTACCTATTCAATCGGTGCTACCGGATTTACTGTTACCTCAAGTAAGTCAGTTGTTGCTTCACCCTGGTTGGTTGGTGGGAACCAAAGCTGAGAATGCAGAAATTCAGGCGCTCACGAATATGAGTCATGAAACGGTAGAACAAGAATTAGCGCTGCATAAAGATGTTCTGCACAGCCTCCGCAAACAAACTAAGCGCGTGCGCTACCAAATGGAGTTATTTACTAACTTTTATGGAGCGACTTATAACGCTTATTTGGAAGACATAAAGACAATTCAAGGTATATTGGGAGAAATTCAAGATAGCGTTGTTTTAGCCGATTTTCTTGCCAAAGCTTTGGATTTAAAAGCCGATAAATTACCTCCCAATCTGTCTGAAAAGTTAGCCGAAAGTCGTTATCAAGCTTGGCAGCAGTGGCAACCATTCCAAATCCGATATTTAAATCTTCAAATCAGACAATCTTTCCGCTCAGAACTTCTGCGACCTAAAGAAATGTACGGCAATGAGCAATATGATAATACGGGCGAATCTAGTAATGGAACAGTAAAAATAAAAGAAAGAAAAAAAAGCTAATTTTTTATTACTTTTGCTTTCTTTACATCGCTTCCAGGCGTTGGCGCAGCTTGCTGCTTAGAGCAGTTGTATAGTCAAAAATCAAGACATTCATCCCAAAAAATTAAATATCAGAGCATAGTCATCTCCGATCAATCGCTTTAATCTTTGCTGTATCTAATTTTTTATATGGGCGATACTGGATTTGAACCAGTGACCCCTTCCGTGTGAAGGAAGTGCGCTACCACTGTGCTAATCGCCCATGAATTTTTAATATAACACAGGTAGCGCCAATCCACAACCAGCAGGAAACAATATTAATCTCCCTGGGGACACTCATCCCATAAAGTTGTGGTTTCTCGCAAACTTAAATGGTCGCCATTTCCCAAAATTAAGTGATCGAGTAGGGGTATAGCCAAAAACTGCGCCCCTGTTAATAGCTGCTTCGTTAAATTGATGTCTTCCTGACTTGGCTCGACGTTCCCAGATGGATGGTTGTGCGCTACTATAACCCGCGTAGCTCCTTGTCTGATTACTTC from Argonema galeatum A003/A1 harbors:
- a CDS encoding CHAD domain-containing protein is translated as MTADTATRAKTLGDFAHLAIEKHFHKTIKHEADVLKDKDPEALHQMRVGMRRLRTAVTGFAPALDLPKYAQDKHIAKIARILGTLRDLDVLEEAFISHYQPALPKSEQKVVDTALKHLAQQRQQAFNEVKTTLEKSRYQDLKQAFIEWLKQPSYQQQADLPIQSVLPDLLLPQVSQLLLHPGWLVGTKAENAEIQALTNMSHETVEQELALHKDVLHSLRKQTKRVRYQMELFTNFYGATYNAYLEDIKTIQGILGEIQDSVVLADFLAKALDLKADKLPPNLSEKLAESRYQAWQQWQPFQIRYLNLQIRQSFRSELLRPKEMYGNEQYDNTGESSNGTVKIKERKKS